In Patagioenas fasciata isolate bPatFas1 chromosome 2, bPatFas1.hap1, whole genome shotgun sequence, a single window of DNA contains:
- the LOC136098273 gene encoding prostatic acid phosphatase-like gives MGVTWLPNLSRILCFSFHIILILLQQSTAERELKFVVAVFRHGDRTPIVNFPTDLHKESEWPQGFGQLTKTGMQQLFELGRYMRERYANFLNSTYNRKEFYIQSTDYDRTIMSAQSYLSGLFPPTSSQIWNPELLWQPIPVHVLQKSTDRSLHFPLPDCPRFDELQNETQISSEFQNRIQPYMDFIQMMAVNTGLELNNLKVLDNFQLWNTYDTLHCEGIHNYTLPVWATKDVIDKMEKLAELSLLSLFGLYKTEEKSRLQGGVLVNTILNSIKQAANSSKQRKMEVYSAHDTTIGAIQIALNIFNGKLPPYAACQFFELYQESSGRYSIEMHYRNDTSKDPYLLTLPGCTSACPLEKFAELVSPVIAENWSKECGKKDKTKDIFIGFDVAVGLLFIFDLVLLYLLYHYGRCRRRNNYQDI, from the exons ATGGGAGTGACATGGCTTCCCAACCTATCTAGGatcctgtgtttttcttttcatattatcCTCATTCTTCTTCAGCAGAGTACTGCAGAAAGAGAACTGAAGTTTGTGGTGGCA GTTTTCCGACATGGTGACCGAACACCAATTGTAAACTTTCCAACTGATCTACACAAAGAAAGTGAATGGCCCCAGGGATTTGGACAGCTTACGAAG ACTGGAATGCAGCAGCTGTTTGAACTTGGACGGTACATGAGGGAAAGATATGCCAACTTTTTGAACAGCACATACAACCGGAAAGAG TTTTACATCCAAAGTACAGATTATGATCGCACTATTATGAGTGCCCAGTCATACCTTTCTGGCCTCTTTCCACCAACTAGCAGCCAAATTTGGAACCCTGAGCTTCTCTGGCAACCCATTCCAGTTCATGTTTTGCAAAAATCAACAGACCGG AGTCTGCATTTTCCTCTGCCTGACTGTCCCCGTTTTGATGAGCTTCAGAATGAAACACAGATATCAAGTGAATTTCAAAATAGAATACAACCATACATG GATTTTATACAAATGATGGCAGTTAACACAGGACTTGAACTAAATAATCTTAAAGTACTGGACAATTTCCAGCTCTGGAATACATACGATACTCTGCACTGTGAG GGTATTCACAACTATACTCTCCCTGTATGGGCCACCAAAGATGTAATCGATAAGATGGAAAAACTGGCAGAACTGTCCTTATTATCGCTTTTTGGGCTttataaaacagaagagaaatcaCGACTACAAGgag GTGTCCTTGTGAATACTATTTTAAATAGTATTAAACAAGCTGCCAattcttcaaaacaaagaaaaatggagGTCTACTCTGCA CATGACACCACAATTGGGGCCATCCAGATTGCTCTCAATATTTTCAATGGAAAACTGCCACCATACGCTGCTTGCCAGTTTTTTGAACTCTACCAAGAAAGCAGTGG GCGATACAGCATTGAAATGCATTATCGGAATGACACTTCAAAGGATCCTTACCTACTCACTCTGCCAGgatgcacctctgcttgtccactTGAGAAGTTTGCTGAACTAGTTTCTCCTGTGATTGCAGAAAATTGGTCAAAAGAATGTGggaagaaagacaaaacaaaag ATATTTTTATTGGATTTGATGTTGCTGTTGGCTTGTTGTTCATTTTTGACCTTGTACTGCTCTACCTCCTTTATCATTATGGACGCTGCAGGCGCAGAAACAACTACCAAGACATTTAA